A part of Cannabis sativa cultivar Pink pepper isolate KNU-18-1 chromosome 6, ASM2916894v1, whole genome shotgun sequence genomic DNA contains:
- the LOC133039042 gene encoding uncharacterized protein LOC133039042, translating to MNSNHQMFFIPWNIGMHWTLVVVAPRKIIHLNPVKGRPIPEEIEQMIGRAFMYIGDAHQYLGPWQGISQANCPRQPKSQECGFYVLKYITDIVARANPNRYIQDQKAFGGKKQYDPKTELLPLQRKWIEQLMAVIHGDD from the exons atgaacagcaaccaccaaatgttctttattccttggaatatcgg gatgcattggacgctagtggtggttgcgccaaggaaaattatccatttaaaccctgtaaaaggccgcccaattcccgaagaaatagaacaaatgatcggaag ggcattcatgtatataggggacgcacatcagtatcttggcccgtggcaaggaatttcacaagcaaactgtccaagacaacctaaaagccaagaatgcggtttttatgttttgaaatatatcactgacatcgtcgcacgtgccaaccccaaccgttacatacaagatcaaaaagct tttgggggtaagaagcaatacgatccaaaaacagaattgttaccactacaacgaaagtggatcgaacaattgatggcggtgattcacggtgacgattga